From the Labeo rohita strain BAU-BD-2019 chromosome 21, IGBB_LRoh.1.0, whole genome shotgun sequence genome, the window AATGGACTTcactatgtgtgtgtatttcagagatgtaaataaatgtttagagTTTTTAATTATCTGTCTGGAATAATTCAATTTATAATGGCCACCTGGCATTACATTACGCACAGTACActcattttatttgatctttatttgaatttaaattgtacaaaGACCAAAAATGTCTTGTCTAACAGTGTCAAATAAAATCCatggttcgtacaaggtgcttgaagtgcttgaagtactcgAATGTGaccttttgaaatttaaggcctggaaaatccttgaaaatagcaatattcccacttgaaaagtgcttgaatgattaaaagacaatgtatctCTGAACGTGTTTAATTTGTTCAATAAGCACATGTCTTTTCACACAGTTAAATTAAtcatccttttttcttttttttttgcctttttcagttaatgtcataaaactatcTGAATCAGGTAAACCaatcactgtttcgaagcgctccaatcaGATTGCGTGTCACGaaccatttgattcagatcgggacttcaaattgcaTATTGTGAATCGCTTGATTTAGATtaggacttcggagcgggtttgcaaatcatttgacttagattaGAACTTCGcaaattttaaatcatttgattcagatcaggacttcagagcgGAATTTTTAGGGCCttatgatttctgtgatgcagaaAAAGCggacggaatccagtcataaaaacggaatttactgaataacgcggaatgtcacggaatttgtcaaagtttgaatgaattaatcaaaagtaggtcattacacttaaatcaaaccgcaatatggactagtatctgtaaatattaggccgtaaaaatgccatttaaatgtgaatcctgcatgttctgcgtgtctctgttttaatgaatggagcagacgagcgaTTTTGTTTACTCACACACTACAGCGCGCGTGACACTCGTGATTATTTCAGCGACTGTCacctcactaaatgaggacataaatacatgaacaatatctgctgagagtcacttcgtCACTATAATCACACAACGTTTCttcaatgttttaattttcatagtaaattcccctttatttgccaaaaaaaaagtttgcttaattttcaataattaaaagataaatgaaattaatgttttatgccttcatttgataaccagaactttttaaatacacaacacagaatttctcagggtaaaaaaacttttataaggctattttaagaataaattaagtatgcattcaaataattagatatGTTAAAACAGCGTTTCCCAACTCCATTCCTCGCGCACCCTCCactctgcatattttgcatgtctctcttagttaacacacctgattcagataaccAGCTCGTCAGAAGAGAGCTGCGTGCATGAACTGTGTTCCGATTGACATGATCACTACACAGTGTTCATTGCTCCCTACTCCCTGGGGGGCAAGGACTGACATTAGGAAAAGCtgtgctaaaacacagaatttgataacaataaaacaaataaaacatttcatagggccctaaacttgtcatttttgttaaacctttattaaattgatgtgaaattgtataagtttcatgattttaattaattagacatgctttttaattaatacattttaatttaaccattaacgaaacgggaaaaaatggaatccagacaaattaaagtggaaaaaatgaaatttggaaaaaataaaacagaattttggaaaaaatagaacagatttcatagggccctagatTTTGAATCATTACACAAAATGAATAATTCACGATCCATGCTCTGTGTCTTGATCTGAAAGGATGGTTCGTGAACCATTATTCAGATAAGGACTTCGAAGCGGGTTTGTGAAACTTTTGCTTAGATCGGAACCTAGGAGCACGGATTGTgattcatttaattcagatcaaGAGTACGGtacaggttcgcgaatcatttgattcagtttgggatTTCGGAGtgtgtatcatgaatcatttgttttcagAGCAGGATTTCGGAGCGAtttcgcaaatctttttttctgatatttttttcttaaacagtggaaaacatcaaaccacaagtgagatctctgattgaagtccttgaaaatcaaaaaagcagTGCTTgaaaaagtcctggaatttcatttttatactaCCTGTACAAATCCTGAAAAACTCCAAGATTAAGATGCAATCAAAGACATCACCAGTCATTATGGATTCAGTtgcaaaactattaaaaaaacattcaattaagagtgttcagtttaaaaaaacaaaacaaaacaaaacaaaacaatatcagACCAAGCAGATGTGCACATATACCTGCTCAACAGGAAACATTTAATCGCtaaaactgaataataataattgctatAGCCATGACAACATATTTAGTAACCTAGGAAGTAGATAAGACAATTACACAGATATACTCTGAATAATTAAACAGAATTCAATAGTAATAAACACTAAGTTGAACATGACCATGAATAGAAAATATTGGTGGTGTGATTGGAAATTTGGGCTGTTGCTGTAAGTTTagcctgatttaaaaaaaaaaaaaaaaagcaaaagaacaATTGCTTTTCATAGAAAAACATTGTATAGTTAGCacagcttttaatacagtaaataaagcGAACCACCTTTAAGTTATTGTGTTATAACCTTGAGTTACTATGAGCTGTTCAGTTCATGAACAGTCAAATATGAGCTATCCGTAATTGGCCAATCAGGAGCACTGCAGATGTGACTAAATTAGTCTTGTTTTGTCACAGACACTAAGCACTCAAGTCAATACTTAGGGTTCAAATATCTGTTTGCACTAAACTTTAATAGTGTATGGTGTCGATCACCCCTGTGTGATGTCCCTCCTGTCAATGCTCACATGCTGTCTTCTGTAGTCTTAGACACTGTCACAGTATTTTCCAAACTCAGTTGTTAATATTTACCATGGGAATGTTCACATCAGTTTTTTCATTACTTTCTCAATGTAATAGCGTAGTTAAATGAAAAGGTCaaaagcaaaacaagctttCTGCAGCAACACCATTTAATAtgacaaattaaattacaatagactctaaaaatgaaaaagtggaATTTCGTGAGAAATCATGTCTAATATGATGCACTgttattgaatattttttttacaaattttagtTTGAAGTCAGtgtgtaattaaaattattcctgtctgttttctaaatgcatgttgttgatgttttgtcagttcttaaagggttagttcatccagaaatgaaaattctgtcattaattactcaccctcatgtcgttccaaacccgcaagacttcgttcatcttcagaacgcaaattaagatatttttgatgaaatctgagtgctttctgaccctccatagacagtaAGGGTCCTACCACGATTAAGGTCCAGAagtgtagtaaggacattgttaaaatagtccatgtgacatcagtggttcaaccatatttttttaaaaagccacaggaatactttttgttctcaaagaaaacaaaaataacaactttattcaaaaattcttctccaaaatggcgctaggGTGACGCAGAGGcaaagaattgttgaataaagtataaagtattctcgtaactccttactacatttctgaaCTCCTTACTACATGTGGTAGGAACCTTGCTGTCTattgagggtcagaaagctcttggatgtcatcagaaatatcttactttgtgtttcaaagatgaacaaaggtctttggaatgtcatgagggtgactaattaatgattaatgacagaattttaatttttaggtgaactaaccctttaatctGACAGTTTTATCCAATCATTTAGTCTGCTTAAAGTTAACCCTGCCCTTTTCTTACAATCGTTAGCAGCGGTGCATTAAAGTCTATTCTGAAATACTATATTTACGAGTTGAACGCAGATAAACGCTACCACAAAGTTGTTATTACGAGTGGAAAATTAAGGGGCCTCATTTATAATATGTTCAATAGAAACTATTCTACATTTCAACTAATATCATTTCTCAAATATGCAGATGTGTGATTCAGAGAAATCAGCGTATACACAAAAAAACTCTATGTATGCCTATTTTTCAGATGTGAAATCTATAAATAGCAAATGGTCTTGAAATTGAGCGCAGCTGAATGATTCCAGATCTCCACCTTGTAAACGCCCCCTAATTATTGTCATTAGCATATAAAAGAGCACCAGTCAACCTTTAAATCCTTTACTAGAGAATAGTGAGCAGCAAGACTTGCTTAGATTTCCAAATACCTGTAGTACTCCTACTCTGCCACAAGGAAAAGTGCATACGCCTGCTTAGAACCTTGCACGGTGTGAagcatgtaaaaatataatagtattgtACAGTCGTGAtagaaaatataacaattaaatttACAGCACCTTCATGAACAttacaaaagcaaaataaagaaagaaagaaagaaatcagtaaataaaacagatgcaCATTCTTTattcttaaagggttagttcacccaaaaatgaaaattttgtcattatttactcaccctcgtgttgttccaaacctataagaccttctttcatcttcagaacacaatttaagatatttgatgaaatctgaaagggTTCTGACCCTCttatagacagcaagggtaccaccatgttcaaggcccagaaaagtactAAGATGATCAACAAAGTAGTCCATGTTACATCAGTGGtgcaactgtaattttacgtagctacgagaatacttttttgcacgaagaaaacaaaaataacagctttattcCACATTTTCGTCTCTACTTCGTCACTTGTGAACGCGCATTCACGAGGGGGCACCGCCGGCGCTGCTTCTTATTCTTTGGTATTTTGTTGGCGGTTGGCAAACCAGCTTATAGATGCATTGCCGCCACCAACTGGACTGGAGTGTGGACCAGGATATATGCAtacacaggtgcatctcaataaattagaatgttgtggaaaagttcatttatttcggtaattcaactcaaattgtgaaactcttgtattaaataaattcattgcacacagactgaagtaaagtctttggttcttttaattgtgatgattttcacatttaacaaaagcccaccaattcactatctcaacaaattagaatacttcataagaccaataaaaaaaaaacatttttagtgaattgctGGCCTTCTGAAAAGTatgttaatttactgtatatgtactcataACTTGGTaagggctccttttgctttaattactgcctcaatttggcgtggcatggaggtgatcagtctgtggcactgctgaggtggtatggaagcccaggtttcttttacagtggccttcagctcatctgcatttttttggtctcttgtttctcattttcctcttgacaataccccatagattctctatggggttcaggtctgttAAGTTTGCTGggcagtcaagcacaccaacaccatggtcatttaaccaacttttggtgcttttggcagtgtgggcaggtgccaaatcctgctggaaaattaaatcagcatctttaaaaaactggtcagcagaaggaagcatgaagtacACTAAAATGGGTGCAGTgcctttggttttcaaaaaacacagtggaccaacaccagcagaagacactgcaccccaaatcatcacatactgtggaaacttaacactggacttcaagcaacttgggctatgagcttctccacccttcctccagactctaggaccttggtttccaaatgaaatacaaaacttgctctcatctgaaaagaggactttggaccactgggcaacagtccatttcttcttctccttagcccaggtaagatgcctctgatgttgtctgtggttcaggagtggcttaacaagaggaatacgacaactgtagccaaattccttgacacgtctgtgtgtggtggctcttgatacCTTGACCCCAGCCTGAGTCCATTCCTTGTGTTCACCCAAATTTTTTAATCGATTTtgttgacaagcctctcaaggctgtggttctctgggttggttgtgcatctttttcttccttccttttttcttccactcaactttctgttaacatgcttggatacagcactctgtgaacagccagcttctttggcaatgatcGTTTGTggcttgtgaagggtgtcaatgattgtcttctggacaactgtcagatcaacagtcttccccatgattgtgtagcctagtgaaccaaactgaatggcatgtcaccatattctaatttgttgagatagtgaattggtgggtttttattaaatgtgagccaaaatcatcacaattaaaagaaccaaagacttaaaccaCTTCAATCTGCGTGCGtgtgagttgaattactgaaatatatgaacttttccacaacattctaatatagtgagatgcacctgtataaaCGGCACTGACCCAGATCTGGGGTTATGACATTGAACACATGCGCCATACATAGCAGCTgcaacgatctatcacgccacattaaagagcaccataacggtatttattgcttgaatttcctaatgaaatggacataATTCGAAATCTGatactttgtttcatatcaaaagtaacacaaagcttagcctattgcgatttattggatgggagacGATTATGTACCTTTCATTTATCAACTGAAAAtggcatagaccaaaagatcaatTGGGATTTacgaatcgatattggttcatacaaatgagaatatattaaaatcgctGTCAAATTGAACTTGAAAAGTTATGCAGTctcatatttttaaaggttctcttcaaaataaatgcacaagCCTATATTGTTTTGTAGgttcacaatttaaaatgaaaatatgaacaaaaataaaagcaattaaatgggttataattaaaatatgaaaattaatatgacaggtaataatagattatgacagaatttttacaaccctgtccgtcaaaatgacttacaattttaaagtctaatgCAACCTTTGGTCACAATACAGAAGAAAGGATCTGTCACTACTTTTGTTTCATTGTGACTTTAACCTTCCATTTGGTTTTTCATATTAATTGACCTGTAAACTCACATGTGCTCGCATTTGTATCACTGGGTTGGCATAGGAAGCTTCTCATCATTTCATTGCCGTGGACGTGAAGTATTCTAGTCCTTGACGGAGACTTGTTTATTCGCAAGTTCATTAGGATGTGGTGCTCAATATTGATCGTGATGGCTTGATTGCGAGGCATGTCACACAGCTCAGGAAAACCACCTGCTAActtcattaaaatgcatttattcagttTTGTGTTCACTTCTGTGTAGGGGAGTCTAAATTGCTGTGGGAGAGAGACAGATGGCTGGTGGTCTCTTTTGACATGGTATGTCTTGTCTCTGTCTTGGAGCTACAACAAGCTACAACTGGTGGACGGTCATATCAGAATTAAGATATCTGAATATATAAGTCTATTATTTGGAAATTAAAACCAATTAAGCTAAATATGCAAATTGAACATGGTTAGTTTTTTCTAtgactaaattattttttttttttttttttgcacaagctTTGCATTGTCAGCCCAATGCCACAGAAGTCATGCCACATGTAGCTGTAGCTTTGAGCTTCCTTCAGGGCTTGCCATCTACATGCAGATACTCTGTCCTGTTTAACACgcatttgatatttttatgcaGAACTTAAAATGATGGAAGTTCTACTGTCACTATTCATTTGATTTAactgcatacattttttttcttagagatcTTTAGAATGATCCATGTCCTGTAAATACCATGACAGATTCactgatttacaaaaatgtgtCGTAAAGGTATTTCAAGACTAAtcaatagaataaaaaaaaaaaaaaaaaatcttctagAAATGAATGAGCTAGAtttctcatttgcatatttagtTGCCATGACAACTGCATGTAGAGAGAACAAGCATTGGGGACGAGAATCTGTCCACATGTCTGAGGAGCAGAGACACTGACCATTAACACACTTTCATCTCTTTCCTATGGgtgtttaaatgcaaaaaatgatcaacaaaacagaaacaattGCTCCACAAcagatttataaaacatttaatttacatttttaaattatttttcaggaGTGAAATTGCAGACAGATAAAGATGAGCTGAGGGCATCAGTTGTGCATCAAAGATCTCTTCACAGAACCACCCACATTCAGGGATATCAATGCTCTTCTTGCACAGACATCTCCAAAGTCATCAGAGGTATTTGAAAAGAGGCTGGGTTCCGTACTTGAACAGTGTAAGTGAAATTGTTACTGCAGCAGGTTTTGGGGGCAAAGTAGAATGACGTGCCATGTCCTTCCCACTCATAACGCCACTTTATAAGTCTCTTTCAAGACACTGGAGGTTTGGAGGATAGTGACCTGAACTTGACACAGAGTCCTAGAAGGCGGCAGACTCTAAACGACTGAGTTTGTATACAAGTAAGGCATTGTGGGTTCATTGACCAATGAGGAGAGTGAGAAATTGCTCAGATCTTACTGGGTTTAAAAGAACTAGAGTAAACAAAACTAGATTAAACGATCATTTCGTAAGAGACGTAACAATAACAACGAATATCAACAAAACTAAagttgtttatgtatttacaaaagcttttcttAACCTTAAAGAGAAcctcaaaaaaaagaaaaagtacaaaGACAAACCAATTAAATGCAGACACTTTATCAACgagaaaataaattgtttgtGCGCAGGCTTAATCTTttacatacagtcattgttgacaAGACAAAGTACACTAAGATGCAAAGGTGGAACActtatataaaatagtttttctcaaaaatgaaaattctgttattttttcacCCTTGTGTTACTGAAACCTGTAAAGGATTCATCTAGCAAAATGTGTGAGCTGCTATTTTTcatacaattaaaaattttatgttaaaaaaaatcttaaatttcaGTTTCTGCCTCAAACAAAGCTatcatatggcttcagaagacttgcaATGTAGAGCACAGGTTGTAtggtctgtgtttgtttgtcctTTTTGGAGCTTGGCAAGCCCAGTCCCATCCACGTACACTTTACTGAAAGAGAACAGTTTAGATTCTActcattttctcctttggtgctccacaaatacattataaaacatgaGGGTAACTAAATAACAGATTTATCATTTCTAGgccaactatttttaaaaaaaaaaaaaaaaaaaaaaaaaaaaaaaaaaaatacaattaagcatcatatacaaatacattgaTGAATATTTGTGGCATTAGATCATGGGTAACAAAATTTGAAAAGGTTGGTTGTAGTTCTGTCATTTTATAGAGCTTATGATCAGTATCTGTGTTGATCACAAAGCAGTTCTCTCCTCTGCACAAGTTTTAACAGAGGACCACAAAATAAACTTTAAGTACTGTCTTTAAGTCTTGCAACATTGACAacatagtatttaaaaaaaaagatagggaggaaggaaaaacaaacatagtGAAGAGGTCAGATTCTTGCCTTACAAACATGGTGGCTATGCAAGTCATTTTTGCAAGTGAATTTTATTTCCACCATGCACACCGTATTTCCACCATGGGCATTGTTTTATCAAGCCAATATACAACCATGAAATTGAGAGGATTTACATTGTCATGTACAATTTCCATGGTTTCACTCAAAGACGAAAACCAAAGTTGTCAGTGCAGTTTTTGTACACGTATGTTTTATAAGCTTCTGAGGCAAATGTTACACCTTTATGCCTAGACATCTCCCAAGTTAGCATTTTGATTCTGACGGTGGTCATCCACACCTGAACTTTTATCGAAGGTGTATTCAGAAAGCTGAGATGTCTGTATCCTTGGGGTGTGCAAAAGAAATTCCCAATTGCACCAATGCCTAACTGATTGCTAACACCTGCACACTCCCCACTTCAAGGACTCTTGCCATCCATCTAGCATACTAACTTACTAGTGAATCTGGAAAGTGTGCACTGTTTTAACAGATGACTCTTGAACAGAAATATACACAAATGTATACATCTCCCAACCGTTGCCTTCAGAACCTGCAGTCTGATAGGGAGCAGAGGTTGTCCAAGTTTTGAGTCACTGGATAAAGCCTTACGCTGCCACCTCAGCACATGGAGATGGTTACGTTGATACCCAGGTTGCCATTGTCTGCAAACAGATGGGCAATAGAGGTATCAAATACAAGACAGTCACTGTTCATAATGGCTGCCGCTACACCATCGTGGATCGAGCGCGGCGTGGCCTCCCACGTGAGCCGCCTACGGTTGCCGTTCAACTCGAGGCGGTAAGCAAAGTTCTCAGCTTGCTTTCGCGTGCCAATGAGCAGCACGATGGCAAAGAACTGCTGATGTCCTTCGTATTTCTCCTGCTTCTCTAAAACCAGCATGAAGTGGTGACCGAAACACGACTGCATCATGACCCAGTCCACAGCCCCCGGTAGATTAATATCCGTGGCCAGAAAGACAATGTCCTCGCCCTGTAAGGTGGTAATGGATTTGTGGGCATGCATAAGATGTGGCATGACGGCTTCCAAGGAGCCCTGCCATTTACAGGAAGCCCCCGGGCATGGGCAGGTGTACGGGCGGAACTCGCAGACTTCTTCATGCTCCGGCTTCTCGCTGTGGTGGAGGGACAGCAGACATCCAGCTGAGGCATACTGCGGGAAAACAAGAAATGAGACTTACATGAGCACCAgtacaaaaaacatttgaagagATACTAGAGTGAAGATAGAGTGAAGAGAATTTTGAAAGAGTGCTCGGTGTACAGTGCATCCGGAAAGTATTCACAGCGcttcactttttccacattttatgTTACAGCCTTATTCCAAAATGGATTCAATTCAACATTTTCCTCCAAATTCTACAAACAATACCCCATAAtgacaatgtaaaaaaagtttgtttgaaatctttgcaaatttattacaaaaaaaaaaaaaaaaaaaaaaaaaaaaaaaaaagtattgacaGCTTTTGCCATTACACTCAAAATTGAGTCCAGGTGCATCCTGTTTCcactgatcatccttgagatgttTCTACAACTTGATTGGACTCCACCTGTGGTAAATTCAGTTGATCGGACATGATTTAGAAAGGCACACACCTATCTGAGGTCTGACAGTtaacagtgcatgtcagagcacaAACCAAGCCATGAAGTCCAAGGAATTGTCTGTAGACCTCTGAGACAAAATTGTATggaggcacagatctggggaagggTACAGAATAATTTCTGCCACTTTGAAGGTCCCAatgagcacagtggcctccatcaTCCATAAATGGAAGAAGATTGAAACCACCAGGTCTCTTCCTAGAGCGGGCCAACCGGCCAAACTGAGCGATTGGGGGAGAAGGGCGTTAGTCAGGGAGGTGACCAGGAACACTCTGAAAGAGCTCCAGCATTTCTCTGTGGAGAAACTTCCAGAAGAACAACCATCTCTGCAGCACTCCACCAATCAGGCCTGTATGGTCTGAAGTAAACCAGGCATCGCTCATTACCTGGCCAATACCATTCCCTACAGTGAAGCATGGCGGTGGCAGCATCACTTTTTTCAGTGGCAGGAACTGGGAGACTTAGTCAGGAtcaagggaaagatgaatgcagcAATGTACAGAGATGAAAAACCTGCTCCAGAGAAGCAGGAGAAACTGCCCAAAAATAGGTGTGCCAAGTTTGTAGCATCATACACAAAAAACTTGAGGCTGTAATTGGTGCCAAAGGTGCTTCAACAAGTATTGAGCAAAGGCTGTGAATacttcagtgattttttttcgttttttatttgtaataaatttgcaaagatttcaAACAAACTTCTTTCACGTTGTCATTATGGGGTATTGTTTGTAGAATTTGGAggaaaataataaacttaaactattttggaataaggctgtaacacaaaatgtggaaaaagtgaaaACGCTGTGAATACTTTCCGGATGGACTGTAAGTAATGGGACGACACTGAAAGAGTAACTGATGATGAAGGACAAAGACAGAGTAACAGGAAATGTGAGTGGGAGGCTGAGAAATGGTGAGAGAACAAAggataaaaaaggaaaactaaGATAAGGGGATTTCAGGAGGGCAGGTCAAGGACACAGGAGACAGGTAGTAATATATAGGTAAGGTAAAGAGGAAACTAGGCCATGTGTCGAGATATATCAGTATCATTTGAAGCGAATCCATAAATTGCATAGAGTAATTAGTCTGTTCGTGTGTGTACTTGCCAGAGAAGCGACGTTCCTGCTAATCATGTGTCAAGCTGTGACAACCCTCTCATTTTTTATGCACGTGTCCATGCAGTTTGGGAAAATGAGTGGGACGGATCGTGTTGCTTCAAGATGAATAGCACAGCAAGGCTCTCTCTTTGATTATCTCAGGAAGGGAATATAAATGAAGGTCAAATATGAATGTTACCCCAATCTGCTCACTTTGCTGGAAATGTGCACACTGCATGACTTTCTTTACTCACTCTAAAACCATTTATCTTTCTGACTGGCCTACAGGATTGGACTTGCGACAACAAAAGGTGAAATCCCACAATAACCCGATAAATGCCTTCCCA encodes:
- the siah2l gene encoding E3 ubiquitin-protein ligase Siah2 produces the protein MSRPSSAGGAAGGLGAGKAGGSKHGGSGGTTASAAAAAAAAAAAAAAAAAAAAAGVSGSVAGSGTVPAAAVALPAAALPGQSAELTALFECPVCFDYVLPPILQCQAGHLVCNQCRQKLSCCPTCRGPLTPSIRNLAMEKVASTLPFPCKYASAGCLLSLHHSEKPEHEEVCEFRPYTCPCPGASCKWQGSLEAVMPHLMHAHKSITTLQGEDIVFLATDINLPGAVDWVMMQSCFGHHFMLVLEKQEKYEGHQQFFAIVLLIGTRKQAENFAYRLELNGNRRRLTWEATPRSIHDGVAAAIMNSDCLVFDTSIAHLFADNGNLGINVTISMC